In one Methanobrevibacter arboriphilus genomic region, the following are encoded:
- a CDS encoding MFS transporter, with protein sequence MVNVHDFIKDIPRNISNTFENSTSEDSGISEDKKIFEDKNKNITNSFDLNGNEDGILKKDSSKNLIIFLAALTSFITAFSTSAIAVALPAIASQFSINAILQNWLATSFLLSIAIFSVPFGKLAGKYGLKKFFILGILIFFVGSVGASISFSAYHLIFFRVIQGIAAAMLNIASLAMITEALPPKERGKGIGITISSVYIGLTLAPVLGGILTKNLGWPSIFYLTLPLLIIPLAILIFKVKNEWVTGKKDPFDFIGTFVYSIGILLFMYGFTILNQLTGVFLTILGLILLAGFAFWELRQKFPVFHVEFFKNLKFSSSTLAALISYLATFIVTYILNYHLQYIRHMDPQTTGLILIVTPALMALIAPFSGKLSDKIEPQKLASLGMVFVTVAIFILIFLDKSMPLYVIVVSMVLQGIGYGIFSSPNTNSIMGSVPRKFASLASATVSTVRVIGQTMSLGMLTVIFAVIMGSVPIIPRYFSLLILSSQIACVFSTVLCFIAVIASLVGMKSGKRMIS encoded by the coding sequence ATGGTAAATGTTCATGATTTTATAAAAGATATTCCTAGAAATATTAGCAATACTTTTGAAAATAGTACTTCTGAAGATAGTGGTATTTCTGAAGATAAAAAGATTTTTGAAGATAAAAATAAGAATATTACTAATTCTTTTGATTTAAATGGAAATGAAGATGGTATTTTGAAGAAAGATTCTTCAAAAAACTTAATTATTTTTTTAGCAGCATTAACATCTTTTATCACAGCATTTTCAACATCTGCTATAGCTGTTGCTCTTCCAGCAATAGCTAGTCAATTTTCCATAAATGCTATTCTTCAAAATTGGTTAGCTACATCTTTTTTGCTTTCTATAGCTATATTTTCGGTTCCATTTGGTAAATTAGCAGGTAAATATGGATTGAAAAAGTTTTTTATATTAGGAATATTGATTTTCTTTGTAGGGTCTGTTGGAGCATCCATTTCATTTTCTGCTTATCATTTAATATTTTTTAGAGTTATTCAAGGAATTGCAGCAGCTATGTTAAATATAGCTTCTCTTGCAATGATAACTGAAGCATTACCTCCTAAAGAAAGAGGAAAAGGGATTGGAATAACAATATCTAGTGTTTATATTGGATTAACTCTTGCACCTGTTTTAGGAGGAATATTGACTAAAAATTTAGGATGGCCTAGTATTTTTTATCTTACCTTACCTTTATTAATTATACCATTAGCTATATTAATATTTAAAGTTAAAAATGAATGGGTTACTGGTAAAAAAGATCCTTTTGATTTTATAGGCACATTTGTTTATTCTATTGGAATACTTTTATTTATGTATGGTTTCACTATATTGAATCAGCTAACTGGTGTATTTTTAACAATTTTAGGTTTGATTCTTTTAGCAGGATTTGCTTTTTGGGAATTAAGACAGAAATTTCCTGTTTTTCATGTTGAGTTTTTTAAGAATTTAAAATTTTCTTCATCTACATTAGCAGCTTTAATAAGTTATCTTGCTACTTTTATAGTAACTTATATATTGAATTATCATTTACAGTATATAAGACATATGGATCCTCAAACAACTGGTTTAATTCTGATTGTTACTCCTGCACTCATGGCATTAATTGCACCATTTTCAGGTAAACTATCTGATAAAATTGAGCCTCAAAAACTCGCATCCTTAGGTATGGTTTTTGTTACAGTAGCTATCTTTATCTTAATATTTTTAGATAAATCTATGCCTTTATATGTTATTGTAGTTTCTATGGTTTTACAAGGTATTGGTTATGGGATATTTTCCTCACCAAATACTAATTCGATTATGGGTTCAGTTCCAAGGAAGTTTGCATCTCTTGCATCTGCAACTGTTTCCACAGTAAGGGTTATTGGTCAGACAATGAGTTTAGGTATGCTTACTGTTATTTTTGCTGTGATAATGGGCTCAGTTCCGATTATTCCTAGATATTTCTCACTTCTAATATTAAGTTCTCAAATAGCTTGTGTATTTTCTACTGTTCTTTGTTTTATAGCGGTTATAGCTTCTTTAGTAGGAATGAAATCTGGTAAAAGAATGATTAGCTGA
- a CDS encoding metallophosphoesterase family protein — protein sequence MNILAISDVHGNENNKLYSYLNDNKIDLLIVSGDITNFGPVDFVEYFINKLSEYGTEIFAIPGNCDPDGVERKIIDSNAVCIHNTVIEYENLVLYGFGGSNPTPFDTPGEFDEDTFYKSIKAVLESKNIDSVKEPTDEFPHGKIPILVTHAPPKDTEADKIADGSHVGSEAIRRIIEEYKPSLNICGHIHEAMSMDMLGDTVIINPGMLEEGHGCLIEVDKNNNIIANFVKL from the coding sequence TTGAATATTCTAGCTATTAGTGATGTTCATGGTAATGAAAATAATAAGCTATATTCTTATTTAAATGATAATAAAATTGATTTATTGATTGTTTCTGGAGATATAACCAATTTTGGACCTGTAGATTTTGTAGAATACTTCATTAATAAACTATCTGAGTATGGAACTGAAATTTTTGCTATTCCTGGAAATTGTGATCCTGATGGTGTAGAAAGAAAGATAATTGATTCTAATGCTGTTTGTATTCATAATACTGTAATTGAATATGAAAATTTAGTTTTATATGGTTTTGGAGGGTCTAATCCTACACCTTTTGATACTCCTGGTGAATTTGATGAAGATACTTTTTATAAATCTATTAAAGCTGTTTTAGAATCAAAAAATATTGATTCTGTAAAAGAACCAACTGATGAATTTCCACATGGAAAAATCCCAATTTTAGTTACTCATGCTCCTCCTAAGGATACAGAAGCAGATAAGATTGCTGATGGTTCTCATGTAGGAAGTGAAGCTATTAGAAGAATAATAGAAGAATATAAGCCTAGTTTAAATATATGTGGTCATATACATGAAGCAATGTCTATGGATATGTTGGGTGATACTGTAATTATTAATCCTGGAATGCTTGAAGAGGGCCATGGATGTTTAATTGAAGTGGATAAAAATAATAACATTATAGCTAATTTTGTTAAATTATAA
- a CDS encoding DUF2096 domain-containing protein: protein MLSIEQNWLILVELLTDLKKRGVDIPNSVNKDISLLKTSINFYKKDMSHPDMIKEFDKANIRITEIQDKLLGYAEDVNDDYYNEWIDKLRRANLGEEIYKQAESSSKFVGGAPPGFSSAKIHLKKPIAEDRTQEIAEYFNLIIEFEDDTTIAIYGDSENIKKALKEFAPFFNE, encoded by the coding sequence GTGTTATCTATTGAACAAAATTGGTTAATTTTAGTTGAACTTCTTACTGACCTTAAAAAAAGAGGAGTAGATATTCCTAATTCGGTTAATAAAGATATAAGTCTTCTCAAAACATCTATTAATTTCTATAAAAAAGATATGTCACATCCTGACATGATTAAAGAGTTTGATAAAGCTAATATTAGAATTACAGAAATTCAGGATAAACTTCTTGGATATGCTGAAGATGTTAATGATGATTATTATAATGAGTGGATTGATAAATTAAGAAGGGCTAATCTAGGTGAAGAAATTTACAAACAGGCAGAATCCTCTTCTAAATTTGTTGGAGGTGCTCCTCCAGGATTTTCCTCTGCAAAAATCCATCTTAAAAAACCAATAGCTGAAGATCGTACTCAAGAAATAGCTGAATATTTTAATCTCATAATAGAATTTGAGGATGATACTACTATAGCTATTTATGGTGATTCTGAAAATATAAAAAAAGCATTAAAAGAGTTCGCTCCTTTTTTTAATGAATAA
- a CDS encoding DUF749 domain-containing protein, protein MFIATLGGIFKFKDIPEEYGPYVQFKATIEKREVKDDDEIAILDITGTESHHVLFLDSYDNIEQIKTELEDADAKVNHTTLKIIEGHLS, encoded by the coding sequence ATGTTTATAGCGACATTGGGTGGAATATTTAAGTTTAAGGATATACCTGAAGAATATGGTCCTTATGTACAGTTTAAAGCTACAATTGAAAAAAGAGAAGTCAAAGATGATGATGAAATAGCTATATTGGATATTACTGGAACAGAAAGTCATCATGTTCTTTTTTTAGATTCTTATGATAATATTGAACAGATTAAAACTGAATTAGAGGATGCAGATGCCAAAGTTAATCATACTACTCTAAAGATAATAGAGGGGCATTTAAGTTAA
- the hdrB gene encoding CoB--CoM heterodisulfide reductase subunit B, protein MEIAYFLGCIMNNRYPGIEKATRILFDKLDIELNDMAGASCCPAPGVFGSFDKKTWASIAARNITIAEDMGSDIMTECNGCFGSLFETNHMLKHDNDMKNEINEVLAETGREYKGSIEVKHLAQILYNDIGVDKLSELVTNPLDLNVAVHYGCHFLRPSDEIQIDNAEKPTILDELVESTGAKSVPYKDKMMCCGAGGGLRSRDLDVTASFTKEKLDNMTAAGVDAIVDVCPFCHLQFDVGQTEVNKMYNTDFGIPVFHLAQLLGLAFGLGADELTLDSHLIDSAPALAKIVANSDKITGGE, encoded by the coding sequence ATGGAAATCGCATATTTCTTAGGTTGTATTATGAACAACCGTTATCCTGGTATTGAAAAAGCAACAAGAATTTTATTTGATAAACTTGATATAGAACTCAATGATATGGCTGGAGCTTCCTGTTGTCCTGCTCCTGGTGTATTTGGTTCTTTTGATAAAAAAACATGGGCTTCTATCGCTGCTCGTAATATTACTATTGCAGAAGATATGGGCTCTGACATAATGACTGAATGTAATGGATGTTTTGGATCTTTATTTGAAACTAACCATATGCTAAAACATGATAATGATATGAAAAATGAAATTAATGAAGTTTTAGCTGAAACTGGTAGGGAATATAAAGGTTCTATTGAAGTAAAACACCTTGCTCAAATTTTATACAATGATATTGGTGTTGACAAACTTTCTGAATTAGTAACCAACCCATTAGATTTAAATGTAGCTGTCCACTATGGATGTCACTTTTTAAGACCATCTGATGAGATTCAAATTGATAATGCAGAAAAACCAACTATTTTAGATGAATTAGTTGAATCTACTGGTGCTAAATCTGTACCTTACAAAGACAAAATGATGTGTTGTGGTGCAGGTGGAGGTCTTAGATCTAGAGATTTAGATGTAACTGCAAGCTTTACTAAAGAAAAGCTTGATAATATGACTGCAGCAGGTGTAGATGCTATTGTAGATGTTTGTCCATTCTGTCACTTACAATTTGATGTAGGTCAAACTGAAGTAAACAAAATGTATAATACTGATTTTGGTATTCCTGTTTTCCACTTAGCTCAATTATTAGGTTTAGCATTTGGATTAGGTGCTGATGAATTAACTTTAGATTCTCATTTAATTGATTCTGCTCCAGCACTTGCAAAAATAGTTGCTAATTCTGATAAAATTACTGGTGGAGAATAA
- the hdrC gene encoding CoB--CoM heterodisulfide reductase subunit C produces MSVFKRLKALVTGSNDDVVENNSEDKVLDRKKSGEPSDLRPEQTNSNTKEEKEALSSTNENSQDVSKKDDNTKSTEAENTKIEVVEVETPTLTSKNKSKNKTSETKEKIEKKVEEVKEDIKEVADEVKNSIEDTIEKADKVKSVDEKADDSKDEDTEDHSDNDSKNKEEKRDTMTLLNEEEKLTLGNVDPEFTQIFKDAGIDSVEICFQCGTCTGGCPSGRRTPYRVRQLVRKCLMGLKDEVISDDSLWMCSTCYTCQERCPREIKIVEIVKMARNVAAQNGFMAPAHKATGSFVIKTGHGVPINDATRELRKRVGLDELPPTTHSHPEALEEVQKICEITGFDDLIGFNKATGELE; encoded by the coding sequence ATGTCTGTTTTCAAACGTCTAAAGGCTCTAGTTACAGGGTCAAACGATGATGTAGTTGAGAATAATTCTGAAGATAAGGTATTGGATCGGAAAAAATCAGGTGAACCATCTGATTTGAGACCTGAACAGACAAACTCAAATACAAAAGAAGAAAAAGAAGCTTTATCTTCTACAAATGAAAATTCTCAAGATGTTTCTAAAAAAGATGATAATACTAAATCTACTGAAGCTGAAAATACTAAAATTGAAGTGGTTGAGGTAGAAACTCCAACACTAACTTCTAAAAATAAATCTAAAAATAAAACTTCTGAAACTAAAGAAAAAATTGAAAAAAAGGTTGAAGAAGTCAAAGAAGATATTAAAGAAGTTGCTGATGAAGTTAAAAATAGTATTGAAGATACTATTGAGAAAGCTGATAAAGTTAAATCTGTAGATGAAAAAGCTGATGATTCTAAAGATGAAGATACTGAAGATCATTCAGATAATGATTCTAAGAATAAAGAAGAAAAGAGAGATACTATGACTCTATTAAATGAAGAAGAAAAATTAACATTAGGAAATGTTGATCCAGAATTTACCCAAATATTTAAAGATGCTGGAATTGACTCTGTAGAAATTTGTTTCCAATGTGGAACTTGTACTGGTGGATGTCCTTCTGGAAGAAGAACTCCATACAGAGTAAGACAATTAGTACGAAAATGTCTTATGGGATTAAAAGATGAAGTAATCTCTGATGATTCCTTATGGATGTGTAGTACTTGTTATACTTGCCAAGAAAGATGTCCTCGTGAAATCAAAATTGTAGAAATAGTTAAAATGGCAAGAAATGTTGCTGCACAAAATGGATTTATGGCTCCTGCACACAAGGCTACTGGTTCTTTTGTTATAAAAACTGGTCATGGTGTACCAATTAATGATGCAACCAGAGAACTTAGAAAAAGAGTTGGACTTGATGAATTACCACCAACCACTCACTCCCACCCAGAAGCTTTAGAAGAAGTACAAAAAATCTGTGAAATTACTGGATTCGATGACTTAATTGGATTCAACAAAGCTACTGGAGAGCTTGAATAA
- a CDS encoding archaeosine tRNA-ribosyltransferase, with protein MVEKFEIKSHDGPGRLGRLGDIQTPAIFNEKEIENILADDEQTAYNIEREIAEWGVRRTIKKAENEKNQNPNSKIAVIQGSKYVDLRIECGKKLEELGYNGLIIANGDDLLLHPRDLVNLIVELRKNLKPNTYLIFTFAECSFIPLLSYMGIDGFLSGSDEYYSYLNVLTTPTKNYDLEVYKLSEMNQKQIAECNKKTLDFVASEVREHMKNKTLRNLIEERGVTSPQNASALRILDKYHQDYLQENTQLY; from the coding sequence ATGGTAGAAAAATTTGAAATAAAAAGTCATGATGGACCAGGAAGACTTGGAAGACTTGGAGACATCCAAACACCAGCAATATTCAATGAAAAAGAGATTGAAAATATATTAGCTGATGATGAACAAACAGCATATAACATTGAAAGAGAAATAGCTGAATGGGGAGTTAGAAGGACTATTAAGAAAGCTGAAAATGAAAAAAATCAAAATCCCAACTCTAAGATAGCTGTTATTCAAGGTTCCAAATATGTTGATTTAAGAATCGAATGTGGAAAAAAGCTTGAAGAGCTTGGATACAATGGACTCATAATAGCTAATGGAGATGATTTATTATTACATCCAAGAGACCTTGTTAACCTAATAGTAGAACTTAGAAAAAACCTTAAACCAAACACTTATCTCATATTTACATTTGCAGAATGTTCATTCATACCTTTGCTTTCATATATGGGAATAGATGGATTTTTAAGTGGATCAGATGAATATTATAGCTATTTAAATGTATTAACAACTCCAACTAAAAATTATGATTTAGAAGTCTATAAACTATCTGAAATGAACCAAAAACAGATAGCTGAATGTAACAAGAAGACTCTTGATTTTGTAGCAAGTGAAGTAAGAGAACATATGAAAAATAAGACTCTTAGAAACCTCATTGAAGAAAGAGGAGTTACAAGTCCACAAAATGCATCTGCACTTAGAATTCTAGATAAGTATCATCAAGATTATTTACAAGAAAATACTCAATTATATTAA
- a CDS encoding RecQ family ATP-dependent DNA helicase — MESKQLLKNYFGYDSFISGQEDLINCILSGKDVLGIMPTGSGKSICYQLPGLIFDGLTIVLSPLISLMKDQVNILKASGIDAAYINSSLSSSEYYSVINDINNGKYKIIYIAPERLESEDFLEIIETNKISMVAVDEAHCVSQWGHDFRPSYLKIRDFISKLEGNPVISAFTATATENVKKDIVKKIGLKEAEIVNTGYDRENLYFEVRKPKKKFQELLKILESEEGSSGIIYCNTRKAVEEVSSKLIDEGYNVTRYHAGLAKNERNINQEKFILDEKPIIVATNAFGMGIDKSNVNFVIHYNMPKNLENYYQEAGRAGRDGSPAKCILLYSPQDVMINKFLIEKTAEYDYKNDELKKKVINQNFQLLNKIQEYCTTRDCYRQYILNYFGENTNGYCGNCFNCTGDFDELDVEEETFHIISAINYINNLNKSFGKGIITNILKGSNTKKIRDLGFDKSPAFNKLNHKSKEEIALVIDFLVNKKYLRVSGNRYPVIKLGKNYEDIINGLVSLNMKISKDELNTFKEKTNNGKNKSKIVPNIDKTNIDRNLNNIDNNKIDSNKIDNNKMNNNKIDKNNMDNNKIDNNEIDKFYHDDQNNDILFEKLRKLRLKLARDKNIPPFMIFHDSTLKNMCNELPISKSEFLEISGVGKNKLENYGDLFINVIKEYIDESAGSQGNTSKSRINEEYSFKKIKSINSDNYGLKNQYNNINVEYMDNEVKNKLEESKHKDDTFSPIEFNNKEKITFNNDSNKDVNNIIDSYIGTDNINDVNRGIDNNIDINESIYNIITSTDNIGDEKDNLIVTNSIISDSIVSDSINNGLMEKIKNFVLENESKNIENPFNLSYEGLLEKKVDLLSLLKEGDRYLLAINHQIKEEDIRIMKIFNNLPKKEKEKHGKNKDTIGAFKEFNLNVEAKIIKEKQKYVNFVMDYIKKEINLIDQTINIKLELINSENKY, encoded by the coding sequence ATGGAATCTAAACAACTTTTAAAGAATTATTTTGGTTATGATTCATTCATTTCAGGTCAGGAAGATTTGATTAATTGTATTTTATCAGGTAAAGATGTTTTAGGGATAATGCCAACTGGTTCTGGAAAATCTATTTGTTATCAATTGCCTGGGCTAATTTTTGATGGGCTTACTATTGTTTTATCTCCACTTATTTCTTTAATGAAAGATCAGGTGAATATTCTTAAGGCAAGTGGTATTGATGCTGCTTATATTAATTCTTCTTTATCTTCTAGTGAATATTATTCTGTAATAAATGATATTAACAATGGAAAGTATAAAATTATTTATATTGCTCCAGAAAGGTTGGAATCAGAGGATTTTTTAGAGATTATTGAAACAAATAAGATAAGTATGGTTGCAGTTGATGAAGCACATTGTGTTTCTCAGTGGGGGCATGATTTTAGACCTTCTTATCTTAAAATCCGTGATTTTATATCTAAACTTGAAGGAAATCCTGTTATATCTGCTTTTACAGCAACTGCTACTGAAAATGTTAAAAAGGATATTGTTAAAAAAATTGGCCTTAAAGAAGCTGAAATTGTTAATACTGGTTATGATCGGGAAAATTTGTATTTTGAAGTTCGAAAACCTAAGAAAAAATTTCAAGAACTTCTTAAAATATTGGAGTCTGAAGAGGGCAGTTCTGGTATAATTTATTGTAATACTCGAAAAGCAGTAGAAGAAGTATCTAGTAAATTGATTGACGAAGGATATAATGTAACTCGTTATCATGCAGGTTTAGCTAAAAATGAACGTAATATTAATCAAGAAAAGTTTATTTTAGATGAAAAGCCTATTATTGTAGCTACTAATGCTTTTGGAATGGGAATTGATAAATCTAATGTAAACTTTGTTATTCATTATAATATGCCAAAAAATTTAGAAAATTATTATCAAGAAGCTGGTAGGGCAGGAAGGGATGGTTCACCAGCTAAATGTATTTTACTTTATTCTCCTCAAGATGTGATGATAAATAAATTTTTAATAGAGAAAACAGCTGAATATGATTATAAAAATGATGAATTAAAAAAGAAAGTGATAAATCAAAATTTTCAATTATTAAATAAAATTCAAGAATATTGTACAACAAGAGATTGTTATAGACAATATATACTAAATTATTTTGGTGAAAATACAAATGGTTATTGTGGGAATTGTTTTAATTGTACTGGAGATTTTGATGAATTAGATGTTGAAGAGGAAACATTTCACATAATCTCAGCTATAAACTATATTAATAATCTTAATAAAAGCTTTGGAAAAGGAATAATAACTAATATTTTAAAAGGAAGCAATACTAAAAAAATAAGAGATTTAGGCTTTGATAAAAGTCCTGCTTTTAATAAATTAAATCATAAGTCTAAAGAAGAAATTGCCTTAGTTATTGATTTTTTGGTTAATAAAAAATATCTTAGAGTTTCTGGTAATAGGTATCCTGTAATTAAATTAGGAAAGAATTATGAAGATATTATTAATGGTTTAGTATCTCTAAATATGAAAATTTCAAAGGATGAATTGAATACATTTAAAGAAAAAACAAACAATGGTAAAAATAAGTCAAAAATTGTTCCTAATATTGATAAAACTAATATTGATAGAAATTTGAATAATATTGATAATAATAAGATAGATAGTAATAAGATAGATAATAATAAGATGAATAATAATAAGATAGATAAAAATAATATGGATAATAATAAAATTGATAATAATGAAATAGATAAATTTTATCATGATGATCAAAATAATGATATTTTGTTTGAAAAACTAAGAAAACTTAGATTAAAACTTGCAAGAGATAAAAATATTCCTCCTTTTATGATTTTTCATGATTCTACTTTAAAAAATATGTGTAATGAATTGCCTATTTCTAAAAGTGAATTTTTAGAGATTTCTGGTGTAGGTAAAAATAAATTAGAAAATTATGGAGATTTATTTATTAATGTGATAAAAGAGTATATTGATGAATCTGCTGGATCTCAAGGAAACACTTCTAAATCTAGAATAAATGAAGAATATAGCTTTAAAAAAATCAAATCAATTAATTCAGATAATTATGGGCTTAAAAATCAATATAACAATATTAATGTAGAATATATGGATAATGAAGTAAAAAATAAATTAGAAGAATCAAAGCATAAGGATGACACTTTTTCTCCTATAGAATTTAATAATAAAGAAAAAATCACATTTAATAATGATTCTAATAAAGATGTTAATAATATTATTGATAGTTATATTGGTACTGATAATATTAATGATGTTAATAGGGGTATTGATAATAATATTGATATTAATGAGAGTATTTATAATATTATTACTAGTACTGATAATATTGGTGATGAAAAAGATAATTTAATTGTTACTAATTCAATTATTAGTGATTCGATTGTTAGTGATTCAATTAATAATGGCTTGATGGAAAAAATTAAAAATTTTGTTTTAGAAAATGAAAGCAAAAATATTGAAAATCCTTTTAATTTAAGTTATGAAGGTCTATTAGAAAAGAAAGTAGATTTGTTAAGTTTACTAAAAGAGGGTGATAGATATTTACTCGCAATTAACCATCAGATTAAAGAAGAAGACATTAGAATAATGAAAATTTTTAATAATTTACCTAAGAAAGAAAAAGAGAAACATGGAAAGAATAAAGATACAATAGGTGCATTTAAAGAATTTAATCTTAATGTTGAAGCTAAAATAATAAAAGAAAAGCAAAAATATGTCAATTTTGTCATGGATTATATCAAAAAAGAAATAAATTTAATTGACCAAACAATTAATATAAAATTAGAATTGATAAATTCAGAAAACAAATATTAA
- a CDS encoding type II toxin-antitoxin system VapC family toxin yields the protein MIFLDANFLINLYIETSNEHERANEIYNLIENEEKVISNLVIMEVITVMNIKLNLDLDLISEVYEELNIAYKILNDATFYNKGFNILKRGFNRNKERIPLFDSVYIALMRDLGIEKIATFDDHFDNIEGIVKIC from the coding sequence ATGATTTTTTTAGATGCTAATTTCTTAATTAATTTATATATTGAAACAAGTAATGAGCATGAAAGAGCTAATGAAATATATAATTTAATTGAGAATGAAGAAAAGGTGATATCTAATCTTGTAATAATGGAAGTTATAACTGTTATGAACATTAAATTAAATCTAGACCTAGATTTAATATCAGAAGTTTATGAAGAATTGAATATTGCTTATAAAATTTTAAATGATGCTACTTTTTATAATAAAGGATTTAATATACTTAAAAGGGGATTTAATAGAAATAAAGAAAGAATACCTTTATTTGACTCTGTATATATAGCACTAATGAGAGATTTAGGTATTGAAAAAATAGCTACTTTTGATGATCATTTTGATAATATTGAGGGCATTGTTAAAATTTGTTGA
- the cas2 gene encoding CRISPR-associated endonuclease Cas2, giving the protein MYLIIVYDIKVERVNKVKSFLRQYLYWIQNSVFEGEATKSEYNLIASGLNDIININEDSIIIYKLRLEEAMQREILGIEKSPIEGIL; this is encoded by the coding sequence ATGTATTTAATTATTGTTTATGATATTAAAGTTGAAAGAGTTAATAAGGTTAAAAGTTTTCTCAGACAATATTTATACTGGATTCAAAATTCTGTTTTTGAAGGGGAAGCTACTAAAAGTGAATATAATCTTATTGCATCTGGATTAAATGATATAATAAATATTAATGAAGATTCAATAATTATTTATAAATTAAGATTGGAAGAAGCAATGCAAAGAGAAATATTGGGTATTGAGAAATCTCCCATTGAAGGGATTCTCTGA
- the cas1b gene encoding type I-B CRISPR-associated endonuclease Cas1b, translating into MLDLKENTIYFVNEKGKKPIPINKIYSVYAYCQITISSQVISLFAKSGIPIHFFNYYGFYNGSFYPRETLLSGDLVVKQAEIYLDSEKRIELAKLFIEGSAKNIMKVLAYYKIENSINETLYSLNSCKLITEIMNVEGRIRAEYYEKFDEILPEEFKMEGRSRQPPKNMINSLISFGNSLMYSTTLTEIYNTQLNPTISFLHEPSERRFSLSLDLSEIFKPIFVDRLIFYLVNKNMISEEDFDQDLNCCLLNDKGRVKFVQEYNKRLEKTIKHRDLNKKVSYRRLIRLESYKLVKHILGNKKYNPFVIWW; encoded by the coding sequence ATTTTAGATTTAAAAGAAAATACTATTTATTTTGTTAATGAAAAAGGTAAAAAACCAATACCTATAAATAAAATTTATTCTGTTTATGCATATTGTCAAATAACAATATCTTCTCAAGTAATCAGCCTTTTTGCTAAATCAGGAATCCCAATCCATTTTTTTAACTATTATGGTTTTTATAATGGCAGTTTTTATCCTCGAGAAACGCTTTTATCAGGAGATTTGGTTGTTAAACAGGCTGAAATATATTTAGATAGTGAAAAAAGAATTGAATTAGCTAAACTTTTTATTGAAGGGTCTGCAAAAAATATAATGAAAGTTTTAGCTTATTACAAAATAGAAAATTCAATAAATGAAACTTTGTATAGTTTAAATTCATGTAAGTTGATAACTGAAATTATGAATGTTGAAGGAAGAATCCGGGCAGAATATTATGAAAAATTTGATGAAATACTTCCAGAAGAATTTAAAATGGAAGGTAGAAGTAGACAACCTCCTAAAAACATGATTAATTCATTAATAAGTTTTGGAAATTCATTGATGTATTCAACAACATTAACCGAGATTTATAACACTCAACTAAATCCAACAATTTCTTTTCTTCATGAACCTTCTGAGAGAAGATTCTCTTTATCCCTAGATTTAAGCGAAATATTCAAACCTATTTTTGTAGATAGATTGATTTTTTATTTAGTGAATAAGAATATGATATCTGAAGAAGATTTTGATCAAGATTTAAATTGTTGTCTTTTGAATGATAAAGGAAGGGTTAAATTTGTCCAAGAGTATAATAAAAGGCTTGAAAAAACTATTAAACATCGTGATCTAAATAAAAAAGTTTCTTATCGTAGATTAATAAGATTAGAATCATATAAACTTGTTAAACATATTTTAGGAAATAAAAAATACAATCCTTTTGTAATATGGTGGTAA